AGTAACCAGGACGCAAGTGCAGTATCCTGTTGTTTAAAAATAGCAAACTCTGGATTTTCATGCAACTCACCATTAGCGTCGGCAAGCAACTGAGTAGGAGGATCTTCTTGAGAATCCAAGAAACGTTGTAGTTTATGCGCTTTAACAGCCAAAAGAACTTGTTGGCGCCATAGCAGATAAGTATTATCATCAAGAAGCACACTGATTCTCTTTGTAGAGAAGAATCGACTGTCAAGAGCTCCGTCAGCATTGGAAGCCATACTGACTTATAGAAAACTGCACAGCGGAAAAAAAAcgagagaaaaaaatacaaagagagACTTACATCTTATACCATGTAAGATTATAAGAGAAACCAAAGTAAAGAACTCAAGAAGAGatatttcattcattaattGATACATGCAAACTTGCATGTATTTATACAAACGTGATAGCTAAAGCTAAATGATGCAGTAGCTAACTTCTTAACTGCTAACCAACTTAGTAACCACTTAACTGCTAACTGACTTTAGTAACAACTTTGACCATAATAACTCTAACAGTGTTTCATTGATTGATCTTGCGGATACTACTGGGGTGGATTTATATCATGTTGAGAAGCAAGCTCAGCATGTAGTATCGGAAGATCCAGGGCTCATGTTGATTCAGGGGGAAATTATATCACAATCTTATTGGGATTCTGTAGCTGAAGAAATCAATGAGCGACTGCAGGAATGCAGTCAAATTGCTTTAGCTGAACTGGCTGCACAGTTACATTTTGGCTCTAAGTTGGTGGCATCTGTCTTGGAGCCTCGCCTAGGGACTTTGGTACTTGTAAATACTTTTGGGAAACTGGAGGAAGAACTTTCTTGATAGTTTTTTTTCCTACTTGGTCTGCTAGGTGAAAGGTAGGCTTGAAGGTGGGCAATTGTACACACCTGCATATATAGCGCGTGTCAGTGCCATGGTTCGTGCTGCTTCTAGGGGTATTGCTCAAAATGAGTGTGTTGATTCTTTCTTCTCACAGGTCTATTTCCTTACTCTTtggatttatttgtaattttatttgatatttagatGCATATACAGAGGTATTGCATGCATCTCATATGGTGTGTCTCCTAAGGCTGTCTGTTGATGTACTTTTGTGACGGTTCTGGTTCTTCATATTAATTCTACCCCTCTTCCCCTGAAGCCTGTTATTTTTGTGATGTATGGTTCTACAGCTGTATCCAAGAAGGCTGTAGCCTGTAGTCAAACAAATGTTTAGTCCTTGGTAGTTCACTAGACTTTTGCATCCTAggtcatttaaataaaaaataaatctatcaATGTTACATCACATGCATTTCATTTGAAGTTTCATTTACAGTTCCAGTTTATCAAGTGAAACTGTACATAATCTGTGGTCTATCATATTTGAAAGTGTCACTGAGTTTTATCACTAATTATGTTCTCTTTGCATGTTAGATAAACATTGATGTGTTATGTTCCTCATTGTTCCCTTTTTCTTACAGAACTCTTTTATCAGCTATGACACTCTGCATAAACTTGAAATTTCCCAGCCTATTTAGTACTTGCTGGTAATGTATTGCATACACGATAAACAGATTGTGTAGTGATTATGCCACATTTGTTGATTTactattggttttatttaattaaaacttggTTGTATGCTCCAATTTAGCCCAGATTTCCTGAAGGCATACCACTAGTTACAGCATTTGTTCACCCTTCAATGATTGAGATGTTGGATGCTGCTATTGAGGATGCAATTGAACGTGGTAGCTGGTAAGACCTACAA
The sequence above is a segment of the Gossypium raimondii isolate GPD5lz chromosome 4, ASM2569854v1, whole genome shotgun sequence genome. Coding sequences within it:
- the LOC128040453 gene encoding E3 UFM1-protein ligase 1 homolog; the protein is MHVSLIDLADTTGVDLYHVEKQAQHVVSEDPGLMLIQGEIISQSYWDSVAEEINERLQECSQIALAELAAQLHFGSKLVASVLEPRLGTLVKGRLEGGQLYTPAYIARVSAMVRAASRGIAQNECVDSFFSQNSFISYDTLHKLEISQPI